A region of Odocoileus virginianus isolate 20LAN1187 ecotype Illinois chromosome 11, Ovbor_1.2, whole genome shotgun sequence DNA encodes the following proteins:
- the ZBTB17 gene encoding zinc finger and BTB domain-containing protein 17 isoform X1, whose protein sequence is MDFPQHSQHVLEQLNQQRQLGLLCDCTFVVDGVDFKAHKAVLAACSEYFKMLFVDQKDVVHLDISNAAGLGQVLEFMYTAKLSLSSENVDDVLAVASFLQMQDIITACHALKSLAEPAASPGENMEASAAEVGDKRAKEEKAAATALSELDPARSSPPAGPGREPKEERGGQAESTGSGAEQTEKADAPREPVELKPDPTSGMAAAEAEAALSESSEQEMEVEPARKGEEREEEEGAAPAVVKEEGLPLEKGEAPEESEESASTDSGQELGAEARGLRSGTYGDRTESKAYGSVIHKCEDCGKEFTHTGNFKRHIRIHTGEKPFSCRECSKAFSDPAACKAHEKTHSPLKPYGCEECGKSYRLISLLNLHKKRHSGEARYRCEDCGKLFTTSGNLKRHQLVHSGEKPYQCDYCGRSFSDPTSKMRHLETHDTDKEHKCPHCDKKFNQVGNLKAHLKIHIADGPLKCRECGKQFTTSGNLKRHLRIHSGEKPYVCVHCQRQFADPGALQRHVRIHTGEKPCQCVMCGKAFTQASSLIAHVRQHTGEKPYVCERCGKRFVQSSQLANHIRHHDNIRPHKCSVCSKAFVNVGDLSKHIIIHTGEKPYLCDKCGRGFNRVDNLRSHVKTVHQGKAGIKILEPEEGGEVSVVTVDDMVTLATEALAATAVTQLTVVPVGAAVTADETEVLKAEISKAVKQVQEEDPNTHILYACDSCGDKFLDANSLAQHVRIHTAQALVMFQTDADFYQQYGPGSTWPAGQVLQAGELVFRPRDGADGQPALAETAPTAPECPPPAE, encoded by the exons ATGGATTTTCCTCAGCACAGCCAACACGTCTTGGAGCAGCTGAACCAGCAGCGGCAACTGGGACTTTTGTGCGACTGCACTTTTGTGGTGGACGGTGTTGACTTTAAGGCTCATAAAGCAGTGCTGGCGGCCTGCAGCGAATACTTCAAGATGCTCTTCGTGGACCAGAAGGATGTGGTGCACCTGGACATCAGTAACGCGGCAG GCCTGGGGCAGGTGCTGGAGTTTATGTACACAGCCAAGCTGAGCCTGAGCTCTGAGAATGTGGACGATGTGCTGGCTGTGGCCAGCTTCCTGCAGATGCAGGACATCATCACGGCCTGTCACGCCCTCAAGTCCCTGGCTGAGCCGGCTGCCAGCCCTGGGGAGAATATGGAGGCCTCAGCTGCGGAAG TGGGGGACAAGAGAGCCAAAGAGGAAAAGGCTGCTGCCACTGCGCTGAGCGAGCTGGACCCGGCTAGGAGCAGTCCGCCTGCGGGCCCAGGCCGGGAGCCCAAGGAGGAGCGTGGCGGCCAGGCCGAGAGCACGGGCAGTG gTGCAGAGCAGACGGAGAAGGCAGATGCTCCCCGGGAGCCTGTGGAGCTCAAGCCGGACCCCACGAGTGGCATGGCTGCTGCTGAGGCTGAGGCTGCCTTGTCAGAGAGCTCAGAGCAAG AAATGGAGGTGGAGCCAGCCAGGAAGGGAGAAGAgcgagaggaggaggagggcgccGCGCCCGCGGTGGTCAAGGAAGAGGGGCTGCCACTGGAGAAGGGTGAGGCCCCGGAGGAGAGTGAGGAGTCGGCCAGCACGGACTCAGGCCAGGAGCTTGGCGCTGAGGCGCGAGGCCTGCGCTCAGGCACCTACGGCGACCGCACGGAGTCCAAGGCCTACGGCTCAGTCATCCACAAGTGCGAG gaCTGTGGGAAGGAGTTCACGCACACCGGGAACTTCAAGCGGCACATCCGCAtccacacgggcgagaagccGTTCTCGTGCCGGGAGTGCAGCAAAGCCTTCTCTGACCCGGCCGCCTGCAAGGCCCACGAGAAGACACACAG CCCGCTGAAGCCCTATGGCTGCGAAGAGTGCGGCAAGAGCTACCGGCTCATCAGCCTGCTGAACCTGCACAAGAAGCGGCACTCGGGCGAGGCGCGCTACCGCTGCGAGGACTGTGGCAAGCTCTTCACCACGTCGGGCAACCTCAAGCGGCACCAGCTGGTGCATAGCGGCGAGAAGCCCTACCAGTGCGACTACTGCGGCCGTTCCTTCTCCGACCCCACGTCAAAGATGCGCCACCTGGAGACGCACGACACCGACAAGGAGCACAAGTGCCCGCACTGCGACAAGAAGTTCAACCAG GTGGGGAATCTGAAGGCCCACCTGAAGATCCACATCGCCGACGGGCCCCTCAAGTGCCGGGAGTGTGGAAAGCAGTTCACCACCTCAG GGAACCTGAAGCGGCACCTGCGGATCCACAGCGGGGAGAAACCCTACGTGTGCGTTCACTGCCAGCGGCAGTTTGCTGACCCCGGCGCCCTGCAGCGGCACGTTCGCATTCACACGG GTGAGAAGCCATGCCAGTGCGTTATGTGCGGCAAAGCCTTCACCCAGGCCAGCTCTCTCATCGCCCATGTGCGCCAGCACACTGGGGAGAAGCCCTACGTCTGTGAGCGCTGTGGCAAGAG ATTCGTCCAGTCCAGCCAGTTGGCCAATCATATCCGCCACCATGATAATATTCGCCCCCACAAGTGTAGCGTGTGTAGTAAGGCCTTCGTGAACGTGGGGGACCTGTCTAAGCACATCATTATCCACACTG GAGAGAAGCCCTACCTGTGTGACAAGTGTGGTCGTGGCTTCAATCGGGTGGACAACCTTCGCTCCCATGTGAAGACTGTGCACCAGGGCAAGGCCGGCATCAAAATCCTGGAGCCAGAGGAGGGCGGTGAGGTTAGTGTGGTCACTGTCGATGACATGGTCACGCTGGCCACCGAGGCACTGGCAGCAACAGCTGTCACGCAGCTCACAG TGGTGCCAGTAGGGGCCGCAGTTACTGCCGATGAGACTGAAGTCCTTAAAGCCGAGATCAGCAAAGCTGTGAAGCAAGTGCAGGAAGAAG ATCCCAACACCCACATCCTCTATGCCTGTGATTCCTGTGGGGATAAGTTCCTGGACGCCAATAGCTTGGCCCAGCACGTGCGGATCCATACGGCCCAGGCACTGGTCATGTTCCAGACGGATGCGGACTTCTACCAGCAGTATGGGCCGGGTAGCACGTGGCCGGCCGGGCAGGTGCTGCAGGCCGGGGAGCTGGTTTTCCGCCCTCGGGACGGGGCCGATGGGCAGCCTGCTCTGGCAGAGACAGCCCCCACCGCCCCTGAATGTCCACCGCCTGCCGAGTGA
- the ZBTB17 gene encoding zinc finger and BTB domain-containing protein 17 isoform X2 — protein sequence MDFPQHSQHVLEQLNQQRQLGLLCDCTFVVDGVDFKAHKAVLAACSEYFKMLFVDQKDVVHLDISNAAGLGQVLEFMYTAKLSLSSENVDDVLAVASFLQMQDIITACHALKSLAEPAASPGENMEASAAEVGDKRAKEEKAAATALSELDPARSSPPAGPGREPKEERGGQAESTGSGAEQTEKADAPREPVELKPDPTSGMAAAEAEAALSESSEQEMEVEPARKGEEREEEEGAAPAVVKEEGLPLEKGEAPEESEESASTDSGQELGAEARGLRSGTYGDRTESKAYGSVIHKCEDCGKEFTHTGNFKRHIRIHTGEKPFSCRECSKAFSDPAACKAHEKTHSPLKPYGCEECGKSYRLISLLNLHKKRHSGEARYRCEDCGKLFTTSGNLKRHQLVHSGEKPYQCDYCGRSFSDPTSKMRHLETHDTDKEHKCPHCDKKFNQVGNLKAHLKIHIADGPLKCRECGKQFTTSGEKPCQCVMCGKAFTQASSLIAHVRQHTGEKPYVCERCGKRFVQSSQLANHIRHHDNIRPHKCSVCSKAFVNVGDLSKHIIIHTGEKPYLCDKCGRGFNRVDNLRSHVKTVHQGKAGIKILEPEEGGEVSVVTVDDMVTLATEALAATAVTQLTVVPVGAAVTADETEVLKAEISKAVKQVQEEDPNTHILYACDSCGDKFLDANSLAQHVRIHTAQALVMFQTDADFYQQYGPGSTWPAGQVLQAGELVFRPRDGADGQPALAETAPTAPECPPPAE from the exons ATGGATTTTCCTCAGCACAGCCAACACGTCTTGGAGCAGCTGAACCAGCAGCGGCAACTGGGACTTTTGTGCGACTGCACTTTTGTGGTGGACGGTGTTGACTTTAAGGCTCATAAAGCAGTGCTGGCGGCCTGCAGCGAATACTTCAAGATGCTCTTCGTGGACCAGAAGGATGTGGTGCACCTGGACATCAGTAACGCGGCAG GCCTGGGGCAGGTGCTGGAGTTTATGTACACAGCCAAGCTGAGCCTGAGCTCTGAGAATGTGGACGATGTGCTGGCTGTGGCCAGCTTCCTGCAGATGCAGGACATCATCACGGCCTGTCACGCCCTCAAGTCCCTGGCTGAGCCGGCTGCCAGCCCTGGGGAGAATATGGAGGCCTCAGCTGCGGAAG TGGGGGACAAGAGAGCCAAAGAGGAAAAGGCTGCTGCCACTGCGCTGAGCGAGCTGGACCCGGCTAGGAGCAGTCCGCCTGCGGGCCCAGGCCGGGAGCCCAAGGAGGAGCGTGGCGGCCAGGCCGAGAGCACGGGCAGTG gTGCAGAGCAGACGGAGAAGGCAGATGCTCCCCGGGAGCCTGTGGAGCTCAAGCCGGACCCCACGAGTGGCATGGCTGCTGCTGAGGCTGAGGCTGCCTTGTCAGAGAGCTCAGAGCAAG AAATGGAGGTGGAGCCAGCCAGGAAGGGAGAAGAgcgagaggaggaggagggcgccGCGCCCGCGGTGGTCAAGGAAGAGGGGCTGCCACTGGAGAAGGGTGAGGCCCCGGAGGAGAGTGAGGAGTCGGCCAGCACGGACTCAGGCCAGGAGCTTGGCGCTGAGGCGCGAGGCCTGCGCTCAGGCACCTACGGCGACCGCACGGAGTCCAAGGCCTACGGCTCAGTCATCCACAAGTGCGAG gaCTGTGGGAAGGAGTTCACGCACACCGGGAACTTCAAGCGGCACATCCGCAtccacacgggcgagaagccGTTCTCGTGCCGGGAGTGCAGCAAAGCCTTCTCTGACCCGGCCGCCTGCAAGGCCCACGAGAAGACACACAG CCCGCTGAAGCCCTATGGCTGCGAAGAGTGCGGCAAGAGCTACCGGCTCATCAGCCTGCTGAACCTGCACAAGAAGCGGCACTCGGGCGAGGCGCGCTACCGCTGCGAGGACTGTGGCAAGCTCTTCACCACGTCGGGCAACCTCAAGCGGCACCAGCTGGTGCATAGCGGCGAGAAGCCCTACCAGTGCGACTACTGCGGCCGTTCCTTCTCCGACCCCACGTCAAAGATGCGCCACCTGGAGACGCACGACACCGACAAGGAGCACAAGTGCCCGCACTGCGACAAGAAGTTCAACCAG GTGGGGAATCTGAAGGCCCACCTGAAGATCCACATCGCCGACGGGCCCCTCAAGTGCCGGGAGTGTGGAAAGCAGTTCACCACCTCAG GTGAGAAGCCATGCCAGTGCGTTATGTGCGGCAAAGCCTTCACCCAGGCCAGCTCTCTCATCGCCCATGTGCGCCAGCACACTGGGGAGAAGCCCTACGTCTGTGAGCGCTGTGGCAAGAG ATTCGTCCAGTCCAGCCAGTTGGCCAATCATATCCGCCACCATGATAATATTCGCCCCCACAAGTGTAGCGTGTGTAGTAAGGCCTTCGTGAACGTGGGGGACCTGTCTAAGCACATCATTATCCACACTG GAGAGAAGCCCTACCTGTGTGACAAGTGTGGTCGTGGCTTCAATCGGGTGGACAACCTTCGCTCCCATGTGAAGACTGTGCACCAGGGCAAGGCCGGCATCAAAATCCTGGAGCCAGAGGAGGGCGGTGAGGTTAGTGTGGTCACTGTCGATGACATGGTCACGCTGGCCACCGAGGCACTGGCAGCAACAGCTGTCACGCAGCTCACAG TGGTGCCAGTAGGGGCCGCAGTTACTGCCGATGAGACTGAAGTCCTTAAAGCCGAGATCAGCAAAGCTGTGAAGCAAGTGCAGGAAGAAG ATCCCAACACCCACATCCTCTATGCCTGTGATTCCTGTGGGGATAAGTTCCTGGACGCCAATAGCTTGGCCCAGCACGTGCGGATCCATACGGCCCAGGCACTGGTCATGTTCCAGACGGATGCGGACTTCTACCAGCAGTATGGGCCGGGTAGCACGTGGCCGGCCGGGCAGGTGCTGCAGGCCGGGGAGCTGGTTTTCCGCCCTCGGGACGGGGCCGATGGGCAGCCTGCTCTGGCAGAGACAGCCCCCACCGCCCCTGAATGTCCACCGCCTGCCGAGTGA